Proteins encoded in a region of the Diospyros lotus cultivar Yz01 chromosome 9, ASM1463336v1, whole genome shotgun sequence genome:
- the LOC127809628 gene encoding uncharacterized protein LOC127809628 isoform X1, whose protein sequence is MRNPEASVAFHLHFHRNHELRHVYTSSLWKILAAAFVVCCFLSVSLSPAMAQAAGGSSSSEFEAAEWRILTRSNFSSQIRHHPHILLLVTVPWSGESRSLMKEISQLVANKPDKFSTLKLMLLYKNRERMFADAIGATEGITIFCYHHSLSYKYRGRLRAQNILSSAHFLTSLSHEQLPLEFLKTPEDLKTFLQSTDKALLLLEFCGWTQTLLAKGMDNGTGNAFDSPHGAGFIGETSRSLTREKKKNQKGMENEKMTCSVQNGVGGVPWEFTSMSYRDSFDTRPIAGMSCGYEEFQRFESFFSKFMTVARGFFLPPERLRFGLAPERLLLSSLNVGDSGSWLSSASGESDSWLMILHFAGCSSCLKVLREEDDLKSALQTQNSLVIELEDDGDDPEPTLPANKPSILLFIDRSSDSLEKRKKSEEAINAFRSLALHYHTLHRKGEQQNLKSEKVLFDTYQASKSMPGNKKFKPASQNLRLMDKMSFMIINEDKHVTVDKIASHLQGNSLQEIATYLFQRNNDVKLSSLAKDVGFQLLSEDFDIKIQEALPTEAKPTESLTEVSVDVHEDQIPYEASTSSLEHEGQFKPANADESSDNTRETITFDAGSLSSRKPEYFHGNGVLGSAEDGKGEQKIFSQKANLGEEKLHFKGFTVSFFFSDGGDQLLRSLTSGSKIPSVVIVDPTTQTHYILPKETDFSYSSLSDFLNGFLNRSLLPYQRSETLIRSRREAPCPPFVNLDFHEVDSIPRVTTRTFSELVLGFNQSDNSNVGPAWKKDVLVLFCGIWCGFCQRMELVVREVYRAFKHYSIRLENGRSNGKSVLNDDLKDFSLKLPQFYFMDCSLNECSLILRSVAQRELYPSLLLFPAEKKSAVSYEGDVAVSDIIKFVIDHGNNAYSLVKEKGILQIGAQQERRKQNIYESALQSAVHKEAPLAKNKHHEVILKYRTPERVIKYNQIKPRRSYDLHGAAPQVIVGSLLIATDKLLNIHPFDKSTILIVKADQGTGFQGLITNKHISWDSLYELEEGLELLREARLSFGGPLLEHRNPLVALTRRTLKDHYPEVLPNIYFIDEWATVNEVEEIKLRNHSVIDYWFFLGYSSWGWDQLFNEIAAGAWNISVDNTERIDWPWR, encoded by the exons ATGAGAAATCCCGAAGCCTCTGTTGCCTTTCATCTCCATTTTCATCGTAACCATGAGCTTAGACACGTTTACACTTCATCGTTATGGAAGATTCTCGCGGCGGCGTTCGTGGTTTGCTGCTTCCTCAGCGTCTCGCTGTCGCCGGCGATGGCTCAGGCGGCCGGTGGATCTTCTTCTTCAGAATTCGAAGCCGCAGAGTGGCGGATTCTGACTAGAAGCAACTTCTCCTCTCAGATCCGTCATCACCCTCACATACTGCTCCTGGTAACTGTTCCTT GGTCTGGTGAGTCTCGATCCCTTATGAAGGAAATATCCCAGCTTGTTGCTAATAAGCCAGATAAGTTTAGCACCCTCAAGCTGATGctcttatataaaaatagagAGAGGATGTTTGCCGATGCCATTGGTGCTACAGAGGGAATAACAATTTTTTGCTACCACCATTCTTTATCATACAAGTACCGTGGGAGGCTTCGagcacaaaatattttatcttctgCTCATTTTCTTACGTCACTTTCTCACGAACAACTTcctcttgaatttctaaaaacaCCAGAGGACTTGAAAACATTCCTTCAATCAACTGACAAGGCACTGCTTCTCCTAGAATTTTGTGGATGGACGCAGACATTGCTAGCCAAGGGAATGGACAATGGAACTGGAAATGCATTTG ATAGCCCCCATGGAGCAGGTTTTATTGGAGAGACTAGCAGATCACTtacaagagagaaaaagaaaaatcagaag GGGATGGAAAATGAAAAGATGACTTGTAGTGTTCAAAATGGAGTTGGTGGAGTACCTTGGGAATTTACCTCTATGAGCTACCGTGACTCTTTTGATACAAGGCCCATTGCTGGGATGTCTTGTGGCTATGAAGAGTTCCAGCGATTTGAGTCTTTCTTCTCAAAGTTCATGACTGTTGCAAGAGGCTTCTTCTTGCCTCCTGAAAGGCTAAGATTTGGTCTGGCTCCTGAGAGGTTGTTGCTTTCATCTTTGAATGTTGGGGATTCTGGTTCATGGTTGTCTTCAGCCAGTGGAGAGTCTGATTCATGGCTGATGATACTTCATTTTGCTGGATGCTCCAGTTGTTTAAAGGTTCTCAGAGAAGAGGATGATCTTAAAAGTGCTTTACAGACGCAAAATTCACTTGTTATAGAG CTGGAAGATGATGGGGATGATCCTGAGCCTACTTTACCTGCAAATAAGCCATCGATACTTCTTTTTATTGACAGATCTTCTGATTCactagaaaagagaaaaaagagtgAGGAAGCTATCAATGCTTTTAGAAGTTTAGCATTGCACTATCACACATTACACAGGAAAGGAGAACAACAGAATCTCAAGTCTGAGAAAGTCTTGTTTGACACTTACCAGGCATCAAAAAGCATGCctggaaataaaaaattcaagccAGCATCTCAAAATCTGAGGCTTATGGATAAGATGTCTTTCATGATTATAAATGAGGACAAGCACGTAACTGTAGATAAAATTGCTTCACATTTACAAGGTAATTCCTTGCAGGAGATCGCCACATATTTATTTCAGCGTAACAATGATGTAAAATTGAGCTCACTTGCAAAAGATGTTGGTTTCCAACTTTTGTCTGAGGATTTTGACATCAAAATACAAGAAGCATTACCGACAGAGGCAAAGCCCACAGAAAGCCTTACAGAAGTCAGTGTTGATGTGCACGAGGATCAGATACCATATGAGGCTAGCACATCATCCCTGGAGCATGAGGGGCAATTTAAACCTGCTAATGCTGATGAATCTTCTGACAATACCAGAGAAACTATAACCTTTGATGCTGGTAGCCTTTCATCTAGAAAACCAGAATATTTTCATGGAAATGGGGTTCTTGGTAGTGCTGAAGATGGGAAGGGAGAACAGAAAATCTTCTCACAGAAAGCTAATTTGGGTGAAGAGAAGCTTCACTTTAAAGGATTTAcggtttccttttttttctctgaTGGTGGAGATCAGTTACTTAGATCCCTTACTTCAGGATCAAAGATTCCATCGGTGGTAATAGTTGATCCAACCACACAGACACATTATATCTTACCCAAAGAGACAGATTTCAGCTACTCTTCATTGTCTGATTTTCTTAATGGATTTCTTAACAGAAGCCTTCTTCCCTATCAGCGATCTGAAACTCTTATCCGAAGTCGTAGGGAGGCTCCATGCCCACCATTTGTTAATTTGGATTTTCATGAGGTGGACTCCATTCCTCGTGTCACCACTCGCACCTTTTCTGAGTTGGTTCTTGGTTTTAATCAGTCCGATAACTCAAATGTTGGCCCTGCTTGGAAGAAGGATGTGTTGGTCCTTTTTTGCGGCATTTGGTGTGGATTTTGCCAGAGAATGGAACTTGTTGTTCGTGAAGTATATAGAGCTTTCAAGCATTACTCAATTAGGCTGGAAAATGGACGAAGTAATGGCAAATCTGTATTGAATG ATGACTTGaaagatttttctttgaagcttccaCAGTTTTATTTCATGGATTGCTCACTGAATGAATGCAGTTTGATCTTAAGATCAGTAGCTCAG AGGGAACTTTATCCATCTCTGCTATTATTTCCAGCGGAAAAGAAGAGTGCTGTTTCTTATGAAGGAGATGTGGCAGTATCAGATATTATCAAGTTTGTCATTGATCATGGAAACAATGCTTATAGTCTTGTCAAGGAGAAAG GAATTCTACAGATTGGAGCACAGCAAGAAAGAAGGAAGCAGAATATATATGAATCTGCATTACAGAGTGCTGTTCACAAGGAAGCTCCTTTGGCAAAGAACAAACACCATGAGGTCATATTAAAATACAGAACACCAGAAAGAGTAATTAAATACAACCAGATAAAACCTCGCAGGTCATATGACTTGCATGGAGCTGCCCCTCAAGTGATTGTTGGATCCCTCCTTATTGCAACAGATAAGCTTCTCAACATACACCCATTTGATAAATCCACCATTCTAATTGTAAAGGCAGATCAAGGTACAGGATTTCAAGGTCTGATTACTAATAAACATATTAGCTGGGATTCTCTGTATGAACTCGAGGAAGGGTTAGAACTGTTAAGAGAGGCTCGCCTGTCATTTGGAGGCCCCCTTTTGGAACACAGAAATCCCCTGGTTGCCTTAACTCGGAGAACCCTTAAGGATCACTACCCAGAAGTTCTGCCAAATATTTACTTTATTGATGAATGGGCCACAGTTAACGAAGTAGAAGAAATCAAGTTGCGCAATCATTCTGTTATTGATTACTGGTTTTTCTTGGGATACTCAAGTTGGGGTTGGGACCAGTTATTCAATGAGATTGCAGCAGGAGCTTGGAACATAAGCGTTGATAATACAGAACGGATAGATTGGCCATGGAGATGA
- the LOC127809628 gene encoding uncharacterized protein LOC127809628 isoform X3, with amino-acid sequence MRNPEASVAFHLHFHRNHELRHVYTSSLWKILAAAFVVCCFLSVSLSPAMAQAAGGSSSSEFEAAEWRILTRSNFSSQIRHHPHILLLVTVPWSGESRSLMKEISQLVANKPDKFSTLKLMLLYKNRERMFADAIGATEGITIFCYHHSLSYKYRGRLRAQNILSSAHFLTSLSHEQLPLEFLKTPEDLKTFLQSTDKALLLLEFCGWTQTLLAKGMDNGTGNAFDSPHGAGFIGETSRSLTREKKKNQKGMENEKMTCSVQNGVGGVPWEFTSMSYRDSFDTRPIAGMSCGYEEFQRFESFFSKFMTVARGFFLPPERLRFGLAPERLLLSSLNVGDSGSWLSSASGESDSWLMILHFAGCSSCLKVLREEDDLKSALQTQNSLVIEEIATYLFQRNNDVKLSSLAKDVGFQLLSEDFDIKIQEALPTEAKPTESLTEVSVDVHEDQIPYEASTSSLEHEGQFKPANADESSDNTRETITFDAGSLSSRKPEYFHGNGVLGSAEDGKGEQKIFSQKANLGEEKLHFKGFTVSFFFSDGGDQLLRSLTSGSKIPSVVIVDPTTQTHYILPKETDFSYSSLSDFLNGFLNRSLLPYQRSETLIRSRREAPCPPFVNLDFHEVDSIPRVTTRTFSELVLGFNQSDNSNVGPAWKKDVLVLFCGIWCGFCQRMELVVREVYRAFKHYSIRLENGRSNGKSVLNDDLKDFSLKLPQFYFMDCSLNECSLILRSVAQRELYPSLLLFPAEKKSAVSYEGDVAVSDIIKFVIDHGNNAYSLVKEKGILQIGAQQERRKQNIYESALQSAVHKEAPLAKNKHHEVILKYRTPERVIKYNQIKPRRSYDLHGAAPQVIVGSLLIATDKLLNIHPFDKSTILIVKADQGTGFQGLITNKHISWDSLYELEEGLELLREARLSFGGPLLEHRNPLVALTRRTLKDHYPEVLPNIYFIDEWATVNEVEEIKLRNHSVIDYWFFLGYSSWGWDQLFNEIAAGAWNISVDNTERIDWPWR; translated from the exons ATGAGAAATCCCGAAGCCTCTGTTGCCTTTCATCTCCATTTTCATCGTAACCATGAGCTTAGACACGTTTACACTTCATCGTTATGGAAGATTCTCGCGGCGGCGTTCGTGGTTTGCTGCTTCCTCAGCGTCTCGCTGTCGCCGGCGATGGCTCAGGCGGCCGGTGGATCTTCTTCTTCAGAATTCGAAGCCGCAGAGTGGCGGATTCTGACTAGAAGCAACTTCTCCTCTCAGATCCGTCATCACCCTCACATACTGCTCCTGGTAACTGTTCCTT GGTCTGGTGAGTCTCGATCCCTTATGAAGGAAATATCCCAGCTTGTTGCTAATAAGCCAGATAAGTTTAGCACCCTCAAGCTGATGctcttatataaaaatagagAGAGGATGTTTGCCGATGCCATTGGTGCTACAGAGGGAATAACAATTTTTTGCTACCACCATTCTTTATCATACAAGTACCGTGGGAGGCTTCGagcacaaaatattttatcttctgCTCATTTTCTTACGTCACTTTCTCACGAACAACTTcctcttgaatttctaaaaacaCCAGAGGACTTGAAAACATTCCTTCAATCAACTGACAAGGCACTGCTTCTCCTAGAATTTTGTGGATGGACGCAGACATTGCTAGCCAAGGGAATGGACAATGGAACTGGAAATGCATTTG ATAGCCCCCATGGAGCAGGTTTTATTGGAGAGACTAGCAGATCACTtacaagagagaaaaagaaaaatcagaag GGGATGGAAAATGAAAAGATGACTTGTAGTGTTCAAAATGGAGTTGGTGGAGTACCTTGGGAATTTACCTCTATGAGCTACCGTGACTCTTTTGATACAAGGCCCATTGCTGGGATGTCTTGTGGCTATGAAGAGTTCCAGCGATTTGAGTCTTTCTTCTCAAAGTTCATGACTGTTGCAAGAGGCTTCTTCTTGCCTCCTGAAAGGCTAAGATTTGGTCTGGCTCCTGAGAGGTTGTTGCTTTCATCTTTGAATGTTGGGGATTCTGGTTCATGGTTGTCTTCAGCCAGTGGAGAGTCTGATTCATGGCTGATGATACTTCATTTTGCTGGATGCTCCAGTTGTTTAAAGGTTCTCAGAGAAGAGGATGATCTTAAAAGTGCTTTACAGACGCAAAATTCACTTGTTATAGAG GAGATCGCCACATATTTATTTCAGCGTAACAATGATGTAAAATTGAGCTCACTTGCAAAAGATGTTGGTTTCCAACTTTTGTCTGAGGATTTTGACATCAAAATACAAGAAGCATTACCGACAGAGGCAAAGCCCACAGAAAGCCTTACAGAAGTCAGTGTTGATGTGCACGAGGATCAGATACCATATGAGGCTAGCACATCATCCCTGGAGCATGAGGGGCAATTTAAACCTGCTAATGCTGATGAATCTTCTGACAATACCAGAGAAACTATAACCTTTGATGCTGGTAGCCTTTCATCTAGAAAACCAGAATATTTTCATGGAAATGGGGTTCTTGGTAGTGCTGAAGATGGGAAGGGAGAACAGAAAATCTTCTCACAGAAAGCTAATTTGGGTGAAGAGAAGCTTCACTTTAAAGGATTTAcggtttccttttttttctctgaTGGTGGAGATCAGTTACTTAGATCCCTTACTTCAGGATCAAAGATTCCATCGGTGGTAATAGTTGATCCAACCACACAGACACATTATATCTTACCCAAAGAGACAGATTTCAGCTACTCTTCATTGTCTGATTTTCTTAATGGATTTCTTAACAGAAGCCTTCTTCCCTATCAGCGATCTGAAACTCTTATCCGAAGTCGTAGGGAGGCTCCATGCCCACCATTTGTTAATTTGGATTTTCATGAGGTGGACTCCATTCCTCGTGTCACCACTCGCACCTTTTCTGAGTTGGTTCTTGGTTTTAATCAGTCCGATAACTCAAATGTTGGCCCTGCTTGGAAGAAGGATGTGTTGGTCCTTTTTTGCGGCATTTGGTGTGGATTTTGCCAGAGAATGGAACTTGTTGTTCGTGAAGTATATAGAGCTTTCAAGCATTACTCAATTAGGCTGGAAAATGGACGAAGTAATGGCAAATCTGTATTGAATG ATGACTTGaaagatttttctttgaagcttccaCAGTTTTATTTCATGGATTGCTCACTGAATGAATGCAGTTTGATCTTAAGATCAGTAGCTCAG AGGGAACTTTATCCATCTCTGCTATTATTTCCAGCGGAAAAGAAGAGTGCTGTTTCTTATGAAGGAGATGTGGCAGTATCAGATATTATCAAGTTTGTCATTGATCATGGAAACAATGCTTATAGTCTTGTCAAGGAGAAAG GAATTCTACAGATTGGAGCACAGCAAGAAAGAAGGAAGCAGAATATATATGAATCTGCATTACAGAGTGCTGTTCACAAGGAAGCTCCTTTGGCAAAGAACAAACACCATGAGGTCATATTAAAATACAGAACACCAGAAAGAGTAATTAAATACAACCAGATAAAACCTCGCAGGTCATATGACTTGCATGGAGCTGCCCCTCAAGTGATTGTTGGATCCCTCCTTATTGCAACAGATAAGCTTCTCAACATACACCCATTTGATAAATCCACCATTCTAATTGTAAAGGCAGATCAAGGTACAGGATTTCAAGGTCTGATTACTAATAAACATATTAGCTGGGATTCTCTGTATGAACTCGAGGAAGGGTTAGAACTGTTAAGAGAGGCTCGCCTGTCATTTGGAGGCCCCCTTTTGGAACACAGAAATCCCCTGGTTGCCTTAACTCGGAGAACCCTTAAGGATCACTACCCAGAAGTTCTGCCAAATATTTACTTTATTGATGAATGGGCCACAGTTAACGAAGTAGAAGAAATCAAGTTGCGCAATCATTCTGTTATTGATTACTGGTTTTTCTTGGGATACTCAAGTTGGGGTTGGGACCAGTTATTCAATGAGATTGCAGCAGGAGCTTGGAACATAAGCGTTGATAATACAGAACGGATAGATTGGCCATGGAGATGA
- the LOC127809628 gene encoding uncharacterized protein LOC127809628 isoform X4, with amino-acid sequence MRNPEASVAFHLHFHRNHELRHVYTSSLWKILAAAFVVCCFLSVSLSPAMAQAAGGSSSSEFEAAEWRILTRSNFSSQIRHHPHILLLVTVPWSGESRSLMKEISQLVANKPDKFSTLKLMLLYKNRERMFADAIGATEGITIFCYHHSLSYKYRGRLRAQNILSSAHFLTSLSHEQLPLEFLKTPEDLKTFLQSTDKALLLLEFCGWTQTLLAKGMDNGTGNAFDSPHGAGFIGETSRSLTREKKKNQKGMENEKMTCSVQNGVGGVPWEFTSMSYRDSFDTRPIAGMSCGYEEFQRFESFFSKFMTVARGFFLPPERLRFGLAPERLLLSSLNVGDSGSWLSSASGESDSWLMILHFAGCSSCLKVLREEDDLKSALQTQNSLVIELEDDGDDPEPTLPANKPSILLFIDRSSDSLEKRKKSEEAINAFRSLALHYHTLHRKGEQQNLKSEKVLFDTYQASKSMPGNKKFKPASQNLRLMDKMSFMIINEDKHVTVDKIASHLQGNSLQEIATYLFQRNNDVKLSSLAKDVGFQLLSEDFDIKIQEALPTEAKPTESLTEVSVDVHEDQIPYEASTSSLEHEGQFKPANADESSDNTRETITFDAGSLSSRKPEYFHGNGVLGSAEDGKGEQKIFSQKANLGEEKLHFKGFTVSFFFSDGGDQLLRSLTSGSKIPSVVIVDPTTQTHYILPKETDFSYSSLSDFLNGFLNRSLLPYQRSETLIRSRREAPCPPFVNLDFHEVDSIPRVTTRTFSELVLGFNQSDNSNVGPAWKKDVLVLFCGIWCGFCQRMELVVREVYRAFKHYSIRLENGRSNGKSVLNDDLKDFSLKLPQFYFMDCSLNECSLILRSVAQRELYPSLLLFPAEKKSAVSYEGDVAVSDIIKFVIDHGNNAYSLVKEKDWSTARKKEAEYI; translated from the exons ATGAGAAATCCCGAAGCCTCTGTTGCCTTTCATCTCCATTTTCATCGTAACCATGAGCTTAGACACGTTTACACTTCATCGTTATGGAAGATTCTCGCGGCGGCGTTCGTGGTTTGCTGCTTCCTCAGCGTCTCGCTGTCGCCGGCGATGGCTCAGGCGGCCGGTGGATCTTCTTCTTCAGAATTCGAAGCCGCAGAGTGGCGGATTCTGACTAGAAGCAACTTCTCCTCTCAGATCCGTCATCACCCTCACATACTGCTCCTGGTAACTGTTCCTT GGTCTGGTGAGTCTCGATCCCTTATGAAGGAAATATCCCAGCTTGTTGCTAATAAGCCAGATAAGTTTAGCACCCTCAAGCTGATGctcttatataaaaatagagAGAGGATGTTTGCCGATGCCATTGGTGCTACAGAGGGAATAACAATTTTTTGCTACCACCATTCTTTATCATACAAGTACCGTGGGAGGCTTCGagcacaaaatattttatcttctgCTCATTTTCTTACGTCACTTTCTCACGAACAACTTcctcttgaatttctaaaaacaCCAGAGGACTTGAAAACATTCCTTCAATCAACTGACAAGGCACTGCTTCTCCTAGAATTTTGTGGATGGACGCAGACATTGCTAGCCAAGGGAATGGACAATGGAACTGGAAATGCATTTG ATAGCCCCCATGGAGCAGGTTTTATTGGAGAGACTAGCAGATCACTtacaagagagaaaaagaaaaatcagaag GGGATGGAAAATGAAAAGATGACTTGTAGTGTTCAAAATGGAGTTGGTGGAGTACCTTGGGAATTTACCTCTATGAGCTACCGTGACTCTTTTGATACAAGGCCCATTGCTGGGATGTCTTGTGGCTATGAAGAGTTCCAGCGATTTGAGTCTTTCTTCTCAAAGTTCATGACTGTTGCAAGAGGCTTCTTCTTGCCTCCTGAAAGGCTAAGATTTGGTCTGGCTCCTGAGAGGTTGTTGCTTTCATCTTTGAATGTTGGGGATTCTGGTTCATGGTTGTCTTCAGCCAGTGGAGAGTCTGATTCATGGCTGATGATACTTCATTTTGCTGGATGCTCCAGTTGTTTAAAGGTTCTCAGAGAAGAGGATGATCTTAAAAGTGCTTTACAGACGCAAAATTCACTTGTTATAGAG CTGGAAGATGATGGGGATGATCCTGAGCCTACTTTACCTGCAAATAAGCCATCGATACTTCTTTTTATTGACAGATCTTCTGATTCactagaaaagagaaaaaagagtgAGGAAGCTATCAATGCTTTTAGAAGTTTAGCATTGCACTATCACACATTACACAGGAAAGGAGAACAACAGAATCTCAAGTCTGAGAAAGTCTTGTTTGACACTTACCAGGCATCAAAAAGCATGCctggaaataaaaaattcaagccAGCATCTCAAAATCTGAGGCTTATGGATAAGATGTCTTTCATGATTATAAATGAGGACAAGCACGTAACTGTAGATAAAATTGCTTCACATTTACAAGGTAATTCCTTGCAGGAGATCGCCACATATTTATTTCAGCGTAACAATGATGTAAAATTGAGCTCACTTGCAAAAGATGTTGGTTTCCAACTTTTGTCTGAGGATTTTGACATCAAAATACAAGAAGCATTACCGACAGAGGCAAAGCCCACAGAAAGCCTTACAGAAGTCAGTGTTGATGTGCACGAGGATCAGATACCATATGAGGCTAGCACATCATCCCTGGAGCATGAGGGGCAATTTAAACCTGCTAATGCTGATGAATCTTCTGACAATACCAGAGAAACTATAACCTTTGATGCTGGTAGCCTTTCATCTAGAAAACCAGAATATTTTCATGGAAATGGGGTTCTTGGTAGTGCTGAAGATGGGAAGGGAGAACAGAAAATCTTCTCACAGAAAGCTAATTTGGGTGAAGAGAAGCTTCACTTTAAAGGATTTAcggtttccttttttttctctgaTGGTGGAGATCAGTTACTTAGATCCCTTACTTCAGGATCAAAGATTCCATCGGTGGTAATAGTTGATCCAACCACACAGACACATTATATCTTACCCAAAGAGACAGATTTCAGCTACTCTTCATTGTCTGATTTTCTTAATGGATTTCTTAACAGAAGCCTTCTTCCCTATCAGCGATCTGAAACTCTTATCCGAAGTCGTAGGGAGGCTCCATGCCCACCATTTGTTAATTTGGATTTTCATGAGGTGGACTCCATTCCTCGTGTCACCACTCGCACCTTTTCTGAGTTGGTTCTTGGTTTTAATCAGTCCGATAACTCAAATGTTGGCCCTGCTTGGAAGAAGGATGTGTTGGTCCTTTTTTGCGGCATTTGGTGTGGATTTTGCCAGAGAATGGAACTTGTTGTTCGTGAAGTATATAGAGCTTTCAAGCATTACTCAATTAGGCTGGAAAATGGACGAAGTAATGGCAAATCTGTATTGAATG ATGACTTGaaagatttttctttgaagcttccaCAGTTTTATTTCATGGATTGCTCACTGAATGAATGCAGTTTGATCTTAAGATCAGTAGCTCAG AGGGAACTTTATCCATCTCTGCTATTATTTCCAGCGGAAAAGAAGAGTGCTGTTTCTTATGAAGGAGATGTGGCAGTATCAGATATTATCAAGTTTGTCATTGATCATGGAAACAATGCTTATAGTCTTGTCAAGGAGAAAG ATTGGAGCACAGCAAGAAAGAAGGAAGCAGAATATATATGA